The nucleotide sequence GGCATCCAAGGTAAGTCAAGCACGACATCTTCTACAATCCGGGTTTCCACCTGGGCGACCCCCGAAATTTCTGTTATACGCTTTTCTAAATAGTTCGGTGCTCTTTCCAATGAGGCAAATACATCCGCAAAATGATAATTTGAATAAAAATCCTGTTGCGCGTTTTTCAAAGACACATAGGTATTAACTGATGCGAGTAAGACACTCACTCCACTGCAAACCACCAGGGCGATAGTAATAATTTGACTTTTTAGTTTGATAACATCACGCCATAATTTTTTGTTTAATACCGTTACCATTCTAATTCTTCTGGCTTTCGCTTGGATTTATTTTTTAATATTTTACTGATTGAACCATCGGCTATATGAATGACTCGATCAGCCATCTCACTGATCACGATATTATGAGTAATAATCACTACGGTGGTATTCAGCCTCTTATTAGCTAAGGCAAGGGTTCCTAAAACAATTTTACCGGTTTCACAATCAAGTGCTCCTGTAGGCTCATCGCATAGAAGAACATCTGGATTCTTGGCTATAGCTCGAGCTATTGCAACGCGCTGTTGTTCTCCTCCAGATAATTGCGAAGGGAAATGGTTCATGCGATTTTCCAAACCAAGTAATTTAATTGCGTCTTCAGGATGCATGGGATTATCTGCAATTTCGGTAACAATAGAAACATTCTCTAAAGCAGTCAGGTTGGAAATCAGATTATAAAATTGAAAAACAAATCCTATATGCTCGCGTCGATATCGGGTTAAATCATGTTGACTCGATGAAGTGATAATATGATCTTTGTAAATTACTTCACCAGACGAGGGGACATCCAAGCCCCCTATAATATTTAAGAGCGTAGACTTACCACTGCCAGAGGGCCCTAAAAATACGACCAGTTCTCCTTGATATAAGTCAAGGCTAACGCATCGCAATGCATGGATAACGACTTCACCCATTAAATAGGTTTTAGTTAAATTTCGAATAATAAATGCTGGAATGTGTGACATTAAAAATCCATTTATCAGTGAGTATTCTCTTTAGGGTTCCCTACTAATTGTAAACATTTGTATCAAATTGTTGGTTGTTAATTGCATTTAATTACAATCTGAATAGAGTTTGCAAAATTAGTCAATTATTCAAGGCAAAATGACGATACCTACGACTATATAGAATATACTGCTACGAGTTCAATCCAGTCTATTTGCAGATGGTAAGAGGGCGGTGTTGCCTTAGGTCAATGACCCTATCGGCTTAAACCATAGAGCTGTTTGGTTTTGGAGAATAAATACCCTGATTACACTATGCGCCATCAAGGCTTTGGTGGCGCATAGCCCGCAAACAGCCTCCTTTTTGAAAACTAACAGCCATCCATCTTTTCATTTTTTTTACAAAGTTTACAAATCAGTTGCATTCATTCCTTAATCATTCCTGGTTATTATGTAAAGGATTTTTACTAAATAGGAGTTGATAATGGGTCTGTTGAAAACTGCAAAAGAAGGTTTAAACAGTTTATTAGGCGGTGCTAAAGTTACGCTCGACGAAACTTCAAGCGGCCTAAAAAGTTCCGTTGAAAGTTTTATTGGTGATATCGTAATTAGAAGCACTTTCAATCGCGCAAAAACTGGTATTTTAAGTATCTTGAGTGAAGACAGTCCTTCTCCTGCAAGGCTTGCGAAAAAATCAGAACCTACTACTGATGCTCTTCCCACGGTCCCTGCTGTAACAAGCAGTAATGATTTAATGGCCAGGTTAATGGGTAATTTCTCTGAGCCCTTAGCACAAGCTGCCAAAAAAATGGCTGTGCAATTTGATGACACGCTTACCAATGTAGGTGATGAGATCACCAGGGGTTTAAAGCGTACCATTAAATCAAAGGTTGAAAGCATTCAAGCGGATGATGTAGTGAATGGTCTTTCCCAATTCCTTAACGGTTCTTTACAAAAATTGAGCGGGGAAGAAGGGGTTCAAGATAAAAAAGAAGGTGAAAATTCAACGTTCAATCTCAATGGAACTATCCAAATGTTTGGATGGGTCTTAATGTCTGTCGGAACGTTGTTGCTGGCTGGCGGCTTAAATCAGGGAATTTTAAACCCCGCACCTGTTCAACCTGTACCCGTTCAACCTGAACCCGTTCAAGAAGAAGCGCCAAGATTCTCCTGCTAATTCCACAGGGTCAAGTCCCCCATAAAATGGATTTTAGGTGAAAATAAAAATTATTATTGATTTGACCCTAATTTTTCGAATGAACACTCAGATAAGCCAAAACCAGTTCACTTGATGTTGTCAAGCAAATGCATGTACTCAGTTAATCAATGTTCTGCATACTAGTTCAAATTGATTTGGATTTGCTACAGGTTGTCCTGGCCCTCCGGAACTTGCTCTTTTCACTGCTATAAATCGTTAACTCCAACTCACCTCTCTTTTCATTCCTTCCTATTCTTTTTATGCTCATCGAAGAAACGTATAATATCATCTGGATCAAGTTTAAGGTCGGGAAACCGTTGTGTGCCTCCGGAAATATTCTTTAAATCCTCTTTTTTTACAGTTTCTTTATTTCTATTTTTTGAAGGTTGTTTTGAAGACTTTTTCATGATGTTGTCCTATAAAAAGAAAGGTATTTTTTAATCATAGTCTATATTCAACAAAGGCTGAGGCACTGGCCGCAATCGAGGTGCACCTCTAGCAAGTTTTTGAGGCATTCATCGTTTAAAATAATTCAAAACTCGGGAAGCGAATTTTATAACTTTAAATTCACGGGCTTTAAATACGGGGTCAATAGGCGTTTGGAAGAGATGATTGGTGTAATTGGATAAGGTTTTTGCAGCGATAGCCAGTACAAGGTCAAGAATTTGTTTTTCCTGATACCCGGCATGAATAAATTCTTCCACGCTTTTTGGCGAAGGGTTTCCGCGTGACCATAACATTTCGCGCGTAAACTCAATCAGTGTTTGCATTTTTTGATCAGGGACAGGGTTATCATTTCGTATAGCATCGACTGTGTCCTGGGGAACTTTTGCCTGAAATTCGGCAGCAGTGGAATGGGCAGCGACACAATAATCACAGCCATTTTCATAACTGATGACCAAAAAAATAATTTGTTGTTCAGCGGCTGAAAAACCTGAATGCCTGGTGAAATTATTATAAGCGTCCAAATAGGTTTGTAAAATTTCAGGGGCATTGGCCATCGCCCTGAATAAATTGGGAATCATTTTTGCCTCAGTTTGAGAGCGCTCAAAAAGATCCTTAACCCAATCGGAAGAGGCTTTTTCAACGAGGGTTGCTTTCATGGTGTATTTTTCTGTCATATCCATTCCCTTATTTAAGACACAAAAACCTGAAATTTATTAGCAAGGAAGGCAGACTACTCTATTATCATGCCTGAAAGGGGTGATAATATTATCACCTCCCACACTCTCTATATTTAATGATAGCGTATCCTAACTGAGAGATAATGACATGGATGACAAAATTGTTCTAACCGGGTTGATTGGTTTAGTTGCGGCTGTTTTGGTTGGTACTGGAGAATTCTTACTTCACTTTACCAATCAGGGCTATGATTCCAAAATTCCTTATCATTTTATGCTGGATATTTCTCGCAATCGCTTAACGGTCGGCCATTTTATTGCTGTATTAGCGGCGCCGTTGTATTTGGTTGGGTTTTGGCATCTTTATAAAATGCTGGAGCCTGCGGGCGGTAATTTACCTTTAATTACGACCATGGTTATTGGTTATGGCTTTATAATGGGAATAATCTGGATAGGTTCACGGGCAATGATTGGCTCTATTATTCAATCTAAAATTGGCCCATCCGATTTAGCTGCCCTCATTCAATCGTATCAACTCTATGATGAATCCTTACTGCAAATTATTCGTTTTACCACCTTACTGGGGTCAGCAGGCTTTATTTACCTGGTCTTGAATGGCAATACCGCTTATCCGAACTGGATGTGGGTTTTTAATCCCATCTTCTTATTAGTATCGGTCTTTTTAATTTATTTGATTATACCTGCGGTTGGAAAGTACATCATGCCTATTGCTATGAACGTGACCTACACCATTTTTTTCGCACTTTCAACCTACATTGCGTTTAGACTCAGATAACAAAATCGAATGGATTCTGAACCAGATGATTCAGAATCCATTGCATATAGAAGACAAAAGGATGTAAAAATTATTACATGGGAGACTCAGCCATCTCAAACTTAATCGTGCTGTTTATTGCAGGTGCTGAAATAATTTTTTCCTTGCCATTCATGTAATTTACCGTGAGCGACTCAACTTGTTGTTCGTTACCCAAACCAAAGAAAATTTGATTTCCCTGATAAGCGCATAAGCCTTGGGTAGGCACAAAAAACCGTGTTAACGTTTTGCCGTTTGTTAGTTTTAATTTTAAAACTGCCCCAAGTGCCTCTGGTGCATTAGGCATAATAACCTTGATATAATTATTATTTCCGCCCTGGTTAATAAATGCTTTCAAGGGACCCGCTAAATTGGTATAAACCAGATCAGCATAGCCGTTTCCACTGAAATCAGTACTCAATGGTGAAATGGCATAATAAGGATCTTCAGCGTTTGCCTGTTTTTCAATGGATGCATAGGTGTTATTGGGCAATTCCTTTAAAACGCGTCCGGGTAAGCGGAAAATCCAGTGTAGAGGAAACTGGACATAATTTTGGGCGATTACCAAATCTTGTTTGCCGTCGTTGGCGAAATCCTGAAAGAGAACGCCCCAGCCAAATTCGTAATCGGCAGTTTTAGTTTGTTTGGCCACGTCTTCAAATTGAAAATTGCCGCGATTCGCCAGAAAAATATTGTCCCTTAATAAGTACTGATTTTTGTTCAAATCGCCGCGTACAATGAAATTTGGAGGGGTTGAACCGATATTCCACCAATAAAAAGGACCTATGTTACTAAAGAACAAATCGGGAAGCCCGTTGTTGTCATAATCGCCCACTGCAATACCCATGGGATAGGAGTAGACAGCCGAGGTGGGGTTGGGCATATTCTTAAAGGTTAAATTACCCATATTTTTATAAGTCCTGACTTGGCCGGTATCGTGTGCAACCACCAGGTCAAGTTCATTATCCCCATCTAAATCAACAAAGACGCCCTGAAACGTATTATGAATATAATCAAGTCCGGCTGCATCGGTTATATCGGTAAATGTATTGTCGCCATTGTTTTTTAAAAGCAGGCTTTTAGCGCCATAGTTTTTCTTATTAAATATCGTTTGACCTTCTACATAAGCCGGTTTCAGGTACATTGCAATGTAAAGATCAACCGTTCCTTTTTTCTGTAAATCGGCATGTGCAATAGAGATAGGAGCGAATCGTTCATCAATCGCGATATCAAGCTTCTTAACAGTAAAGACTCCTTGATTATTTTCATAAAAATAAATACCGCTGTCTCTGGCTACAAAGAGGTCGGGTAATTGATTCCCCGTTGCATCGACGGCGACGACGGCGTAGGTGGTATCATTGGCTGGTTTGGTTAATCCGGCTTCGTTCGATACATCGATAAACTGGTTATTTCGATAAACAAACAATTTATCGGGCTGATTATAGCCGCCGCCTGCAAACAAATATTGTTCTCCCTTGCCAAGAAGATCGAAAATAGCTGCTCCCATAAATGGAAGGGAGTGATTCTTGTCATATTGATGAGTAAAACCCACATCCACTTCCTTAAAGTGAGGAGTAGATTCGGTATAGGTTTGCTCCGGGTAGGGGTTGGTAGGCCAGGTAATTTTACGGAAAGTAATGGCGAGAACAAGAATGATTAGGAGAGTGAAAATAATTTTCAAGATCATTTCAAGATCCTTCTACTTAGATCTAACTATGTAAATCTTAGTATTTAATGGAAAAAAATCAAATCAATAATCGTTGGCAATCTGGAGAATAACCCAGGGTAGTTTAGTTGTGGAAATGAATAGCTTGATTACGCTATGCTTCAGCAAGGCTTTGGGTGGACACGATGAAAATTTTGGAGGAGGGCTTGAATTTTCCGCCCCGATTCAAGCTTTGTCCCCCTGATTTGTTCGATTAGGGATGGGGTACTTTCATCAAGAGGTTCTCGTTATACTCCCCATCAGAACTCTTATGCGTGCTACTCACTAATCCCTTCCAAACTACGATCAAAACGACTCCCCAGAAAACAATATTTAAAACCCCAGCTTCACCCGCCATATAAATGTAATAAGGGTTTTTCACATTGAATTGATAGGAACAGATTTGCCAAGTGGCATTAGAGGCCGAGTGGAATAGGACGCACGGCCATAGGCTTTGGCTTTTCCAGCGGATCCAGCCTATTGCAAAGGACATTAGTACTATTGTGACTGTAAACAGTAAGGTGTTTATCAATAAATTGCCTTCTTCGTAATAGGTGCCAGGAAAGATAAAGATAAAATGCCAAACAGCCCAGGTGATTCCAGTAAGAAAGAGGCCAGGTCGTAAGCCAAATAAGTTGATGAGCTTTGGTTGTAAAAACCCTCTCCACCCTATCTCTTCAGTCATTGCCCAAAGCAGAGGCCACATGAACATGAATAAAAAGGTGTGATAAATGACAGTATATGCGGGTAGTTTTAAATCCAATGAGAAATACCCTAAACGAGTTGCCAGTAGATAACTGGTTACAATCGCGGCAGCGGGTAAACTAATAGCAATGAGGTACCATTGCACGTTACCCAAGTTAAAAAGACCTAGCTCTTTAAATCCCACCATTTTCTGTCTAGACAAGAGAATCAGGCCTAGTACTACTACGGCAGGGGCAGCTTGTGAAAGCGCATTCGCTAAAATAGAGTTTGAACTGGTTAATAAAAAAGTTAATACGAAGGTCGTTACCGTAAAAGCGCTTATAATTTTTAGTTGATTCATGAATTCTCCGGACTCACATTCGATTAATTCAAGCTAAGAGAGCAAGGATTAACGCTCTGTAGTGATTCCTGAAAACAGTGGCTTTTTCCGGATAATCACCGCAAAGTAATAAGATTATTGAGCATTTTTGGGGTTTTTAAATGCACGTTATAAGTGCTGATAGAAGGAACGGCAATCAACTACCAGCTGACTACAATTAAACTGCGCTCATACTAGACGATTTCGCGTCTATTTTTCAATGGCTAGTTGGCAAGAAAACTCGTTATTTCCTCTGTGTTATCCCCATGCTTGCAGTTTGGGTGCGAATTTCTTGCATCAGTAACCGACGTTCATACGATTGATTTTTAGCAAAAAAAGTATACAAAGAGGCATTATTTGCTTTATCGGCCGAGGTAGTTACTACAAAATCATGCAAGAAACCAATATCGCGCTCACTCCTACACCATGCACCGACTGGCATATCGGGCACCAGTAAATTTAAACCATTCGCAATTAATATCTTCATGGTTTGCTCGGTATACTCTGTTTTCCTTAAAGAAAAAAGGGGGGGTAATCCTTTCCTATTGGGGCTATTAAGGTAGGGGCGCATTAGTTTATGTCCCAATAGCTCCGGAACGTGTAATTGTTTAGATGCAAGGACATGATGCATGATAGTGTCACCAAATGTATTGATGCAGGCAAGCGGTAAATGCTTGCCTTGTACGCTATTGAGCAGAGCAATTAAAATATCAGGACTATTAATACAAGTTAAACTGGATTCGTTATATTTTTCTGGATCATAGGCAAATACGTCACATCCCTCACTAATGAGGTAATTGAGTGTTGAATAATCGTAGTGTTTATCATAACTACTCTTGATAAGCCATTGATCTCCAATACGGTAGCCGTAGGGCGCTTGATAGACAACTAATCGATGATTAATTTGTAATTTAAGTAATAGTGTTTCTATAGTCGGCGGTTCTTTGTTTGCGACAAAAAATAGAAGTGCCAGCAAAATATCAACGTGAGTTTTGAATGGATCAAATGACTCCGGTGTTGGAAACAAAATTTTTAAGGCAAGCCACTGTTTCTCAATTAATTGAGGTGAACTATTTGTATTAGTCGTTAGCAAGCAGGGCCCTAACAACCCTTTTTGTAAGAGCGTTTGACGGACTTCCGAACTATTGATTAAGGCGCTGATATCGCGATCATCGCGATACAAAAGAAACTCATCAATTAACGCTCTACACCATACATCGCTTTCATGACGATTTTGGATAAGCTTGGCTATCTTATTAATTGGCTCCTTTTTGACTACCTCTTTTATTTTATTTTTGTCGTATGGTGTTAATTCATCTTTTCCAAACATTATCATTCCATGAATAAAACAGGCATTATAGAAAGTTGGCTGGTGAATAGAAACGGCAGGACTAACTCTCATGGATACAATAATGAAAACAGTAAATTGGTAGAGGGAGTAACAATGAGATTAACAGGCAAAGATGTCATGCATGCCAATACCACGCAATAACTCATCTTTTACCTACTGGCATTATATAAAGAGGGGTTTCTTCTTTAGGAAGTGCAAGTATTGCTCTAAAAGCGGGCTCATCCAAAGCCCCTATGATAACGGTTCCAAGCCCTAGAGCGGTGACTTGTAAGCACACGTTTTGTGCCGCATGTCCAATTTCCATATGCACATATTGCTTGCCGCGATTGCCATATTTCTTTGTAGTTCTGGCATACACAGCAGTCATTACTAGATTAACTGGTGCAAATTTTATCGCATTTTGCTGCAGAGCGGCTGCTGTTAACGCGGTTCGCTTATCGCCTTTGACCATGAGTTGTAGCGCATGTTCTGCTGGTAAATAATGATAGACCCCCGTCGGTAAACCACGAACGTTGCCACTAACCAAGTAAATTTCCAAGGGGTACAATGCACCTGCGGAAGGTGCTGTACGAAATCCCTCTGGCGAAGTGATACCTTGTGCCGCCCAGAGTAATTGTGATACTTGCTGCAACGTTATAGCATCCTCTTTATATTGTCTTATCGACCGGCGCTGTTTGAGTGCTTGTTCAAGGGAGGTGGTACTGTCATAAAGGGGGGCGGGCAATTTTATTTTGGTCTCAGCGGTCACTCGTGAGGAAGGACTTGGTTTATTAATCTCTGGTATAAACAGACTTAAAATCATCATTCCCGCAATGACAAAGAATAGTATCCAAAGCTTTTTCCTTGAACTATTAGTCCAGTGCATATCTATTTCCCTTAGATGATGTTGTCAGCAAAATCTGAAATATTATTGCCTTGACTTATTTTTGACAGACGACTGACCAATTAACCGCCTGTAAAACACGCCCTCGTGTTCACAAACTCACATGATTTTCTTGCGCTAACCATTCTTTGATTTCACGCTGAGAATCGTTAATCACCTGAATTAATTGATGGTATAATTGTTCTAGCTTGTGAGTGTGGCCCGCTTTATGATAACGCTCTAAATACTGACAAGCATATTTAAGTCGAATTGTTCCACAATAAACTGCGCCGCTTTTAAGCTTATGGGCTAAATCTTCAATCTTATCCCAGTTTTGCTCATTATAGGCGCTTTGAATTTTTAGTGAATCTCCAGGAAGTTCCTGATTTAACATCAATGAAAGCAACTCTCGAAGTACATCTTCATTACCAAGATTAGTTATACCTGTTTCCAGATCAAACAGTGGATAATGATCTAGAAGAAAGAGTTCGTCTTCTGTTTCAGGCAAATCGACGCCTAACGTTTTAGTTTTTTGTATGTTGCATGATTTAATAAATTGATTGATTACCGTTTGTAATGTTGCTAATTGAATTGGTTTACTGATGACCATATTCATGCCTGCCTGTAAGGATTCTGGCTTGGCAGCTATTAAGCCATGTGCGGTTAAGCCGACAATAGGGATAGAGGGTAGACTATTGTCAGTTTCCCACTTGCGGATGGCTCGAGCTAACTCGTTACCTGACATGCCAGGTAAGCCAATATCCGTAAGAATTAAATCAAAATGTTGAGAGGTAGCTAGTTTAAAGGCTTTTTCACCATCCGTCGCTGAAACAAAGCGACAACCCGTTTGTTGCGTAATGGTTTCTACAATTTTCAAAGCAATTAAATTGTCTTCTACCAATAAGAGGTAAGGCGAGTCGCTATCAGCGGGCAGCTCTAAACTAGAGTTTGAGGGTTGAATGTTGATCGGTTCTTTTGAAGAGGAGGTATTGGCAGGTTGAATAGGCTCAGAAATAACGGCATCTTCTTTTTTTCCGATAGCCATCGATAAGGTGAAATAAAAGGTAGTTCCCTTTCCTTCCTCGCTTTCTAATTGAATTTTGCCGCCTAGAAGAGAAACGTACTTTTCAACAATGTGTAATCCCACGCCATGGCCATGATATTCTCCTTTATAAGAAGGGGAGATGCGATAAAATCGTTCAAAAACCTTGGATTGTAATTCTTTAGGAATACCAGTGCCTGTATCCGTGATTCTAAAATCAAGCTCTATGCGTTCATTAGTCTTTGAACGCTGGGAAATGCCTATTAGGACGCGTCCATTTTCTGTAAATTTTATTGCGTTACCCACTAAGTTAAGTAGAATCCGGTGTAATTTAAACCGATCTGAGACAAGAAACTGAGGGATTTGTTGATCAATTTTCACCTCTAAATTTAAGTTTTTCTGGTAGATCATAGGCTGTTCCAGCCGAACAATACCTTCAATACTTTGGCGAAGATCGAACGTTTCCTGATGGATATCTTCTTCACTGACCTGTTCAGCAGAAACGACATCTAAAACGCCATTAAGTAATTTTAATAATTGCTCACCACTTTCATTAACCCAACGTGCATACTGTTTTTCTTGAGGATTACCGGCACCTTCTTCCAGGAACTTGGACATCCCAATAATACCACTTAAGGGTGTACGGATATCATGACTCATGTTTGCTATAAATTCTGTTTTTGCCTGATTAGCCGTCTCGGCTAATAGTCTCGCTTCTTTTAAAGCCGTGAT is from Legionella donaldsonii and encodes:
- a CDS encoding CPBP family intramembrane glutamic endopeptidase; translation: MNQLKIISAFTVTTFVLTFLLTSSNSILANALSQAAPAVVVLGLILLSRQKMVGFKELGLFNLGNVQWYLIAISLPAAAIVTSYLLATRLGYFSLDLKLPAYTVIYHTFLFMFMWPLLWAMTEEIGWRGFLQPKLINLFGLRPGLFLTGITWAVWHFIFIFPGTYYEEGNLLINTLLFTVTIVLMSFAIGWIRWKSQSLWPCVLFHSASNATWQICSYQFNVKNPYYIYMAGEAGVLNIVFWGVVLIVVWKGLVSSTHKSSDGEYNENLLMKVPHP
- a CDS encoding DUF6796 family protein; translation: MDDKIVLTGLIGLVAAVLVGTGEFLLHFTNQGYDSKIPYHFMLDISRNRLTVGHFIAVLAAPLYLVGFWHLYKMLEPAGGNLPLITTMVIGYGFIMGIIWIGSRAMIGSIIQSKIGPSDLAALIQSYQLYDESLLQIIRFTTLLGSAGFIYLVLNGNTAYPNWMWVFNPIFLLVSVFLIYLIIPAVGKYIMPIAMNVTYTIFFALSTYIAFRLR
- a CDS encoding SagB/ThcOx family dehydrogenase, encoding MHWTNSSRKKLWILFFVIAGMMILSLFIPEINKPSPSSRVTAETKIKLPAPLYDSTTSLEQALKQRRSIRQYKEDAITLQQVSQLLWAAQGITSPEGFRTAPSAGALYPLEIYLVSGNVRGLPTGVYHYLPAEHALQLMVKGDKRTALTAAALQQNAIKFAPVNLVMTAVYARTTKKYGNRGKQYVHMEIGHAAQNVCLQVTALGLGTVIIGALDEPAFRAILALPKEETPLYIMPVGKR
- a CDS encoding ATP-binding protein, with the translated sequence MKIDHNDLIIHNQLAQFLVAHSQEAIILLDHESRIVIYNPIAEKLFNCPAAEALGKSFNEFCLQSTKNCFSKQDWQRFLGANLIHSIPANAGEELSLTWLIERIKINDTNFLILQTTNYEIKKQHNEIFRLETLIENMPCNVYWMDKDCLMLGCNQNVLSMLNMTREQFKGKSYEELAVLCNWPNGLAEKLKNDDLHVMTTGQPIFGIEDPPIPHINNTVLNLLTSRVPLRDNTGKVVGVAGISVDITALKEARLLAETANQAKTEFIANMSHDIRTPLSGIIGMSKFLEEGAGNPQEKQYARWVNESGEQLLKLLNGVLDVVSAEQVSEEDIHQETFDLRQSIEGIVRLEQPMIYQKNLNLEVKIDQQIPQFLVSDRFKLHRILLNLVGNAIKFTENGRVLIGISQRSKTNERIELDFRITDTGTGIPKELQSKVFERFYRISPSYKGEYHGHGVGLHIVEKYVSLLGGKIQLESEEGKGTTFYFTLSMAIGKKEDAVISEPIQPANTSSSKEPINIQPSNSSLELPADSDSPYLLLVEDNLIALKIVETITQQTGCRFVSATDGEKAFKLATSQHFDLILTDIGLPGMSGNELARAIRKWETDNSLPSIPIVGLTAHGLIAAKPESLQAGMNMVISKPIQLATLQTVINQFIKSCNIQKTKTLGVDLPETEDELFLLDHYPLFDLETGITNLGNEDVLRELLSLMLNQELPGDSLKIQSAYNEQNWDKIEDLAHKLKSGAVYCGTIRLKYACQYLERYHKAGHTHKLEQLYHQLIQVINDSQREIKEWLAQENHVSL
- a CDS encoding carboxymuconolactone decarboxylase family protein, producing the protein MTEKYTMKATLVEKASSDWVKDLFERSQTEAKMIPNLFRAMANAPEILQTYLDAYNNFTRHSGFSAAEQQIIFLVISYENGCDYCVAAHSTAAEFQAKVPQDTVDAIRNDNPVPDQKMQTLIEFTREMLWSRGNPSPKSVEEFIHAGYQEKQILDLVLAIAAKTLSNYTNHLFQTPIDPVFKAREFKVIKFASRVLNYFKR
- a CDS encoding FG-GAP repeat domain-containing protein encodes the protein MILKIIFTLLIILVLAITFRKITWPTNPYPEQTYTESTPHFKEVDVGFTHQYDKNHSLPFMGAAIFDLLGKGEQYLFAGGGYNQPDKLFVYRNNQFIDVSNEAGLTKPANDTTYAVVAVDATGNQLPDLFVARDSGIYFYENNQGVFTVKKLDIAIDERFAPISIAHADLQKKGTVDLYIAMYLKPAYVEGQTIFNKKNYGAKSLLLKNNGDNTFTDITDAAGLDYIHNTFQGVFVDLDGDNELDLVVAHDTGQVRTYKNMGNLTFKNMPNPTSAVYSYPMGIAVGDYDNNGLPDLFFSNIGPFYWWNIGSTPPNFIVRGDLNKNQYLLRDNIFLANRGNFQFEDVAKQTKTADYEFGWGVLFQDFANDGKQDLVIAQNYVQFPLHWIFRLPGRVLKELPNNTYASIEKQANAEDPYYAISPLSTDFSGNGYADLVYTNLAGPLKAFINQGGNNNYIKVIMPNAPEALGAVLKLKLTNGKTLTRFFVPTQGLCAYQGNQIFFGLGNEQQVESLTVNYMNGKEKIISAPAINSTIKFEMAESPM
- a CDS encoding ABC transporter ATP-binding protein — encoded protein: MSHIPAFIIRNLTKTYLMGEVVIHALRCVSLDLYQGELVVFLGPSGSGKSTLLNIIGGLDVPSSGEVIYKDHIITSSSQHDLTRYRREHIGFVFQFYNLISNLTALENVSIVTEIADNPMHPEDAIKLLGLENRMNHFPSQLSGGEQQRVAIARAIAKNPDVLLCDEPTGALDCETGKIVLGTLALANKRLNTTVVIITHNIVISEMADRVIHIADGSISKILKNKSKRKPEELEW